A genomic region of Cryptosporangium aurantiacum contains the following coding sequences:
- a CDS encoding aldehyde dehydrogenase family protein, whose product MPGLFIDGLWTSGSSGGKDDVLNPADRSVVAQVDVADPTDVDAAVTAARRAFDAGDWAHAAVRDRAAVLLRVADLLARAKDEIARLETLDTGKTLVESELDVDDVIAVFRYYAAIADSDPGRLVDTGQRAVVSRIVYEPVGVCALITPWNYPLLQISWKVAPALAAGNTVVIKPSEVTPLTTIRLVELLADAGVPAGVVNLVLGAGPVGASLVAHPDVDLVSFTGGVATGKGILRAAADTVKRVTVELGGKNPNIVFADSDFETVVDYALTAVFLHSGQVCSAGARLLVEAPMHDALVAEIAARAERIVVGNGLDPASETGPLVSAAHRDKVEAYVAAGLTDGARLVAGGRRPEDPALANGFFYRPTVFDGCHADMRIVREETFGPLLTVETFSSEAEALALANDTQYGLAGAVWTTDAARAERVARGLRAGTVWINDYHPYVPQAEWGGFKQSGNGRELGPSGLAEYREAKHIWQNTAPSPQRWFKG is encoded by the coding sequence GTGCCCGGCCTGTTCATCGACGGACTGTGGACCTCCGGGTCGAGCGGCGGCAAGGACGACGTCCTCAACCCCGCCGACCGGAGCGTCGTCGCGCAGGTCGACGTCGCCGATCCGACGGACGTGGACGCGGCGGTCACCGCGGCACGGCGGGCGTTCGACGCCGGGGACTGGGCGCACGCCGCGGTCCGTGACCGCGCGGCGGTGCTGCTCCGGGTCGCCGACCTGCTCGCCCGCGCCAAGGACGAGATCGCCCGGCTGGAGACCCTCGACACCGGCAAGACGCTGGTGGAGAGCGAGCTGGACGTCGACGACGTGATCGCGGTCTTCCGGTACTACGCCGCGATCGCCGACAGCGACCCCGGGCGCCTGGTCGACACCGGGCAGCGGGCCGTGGTCAGCCGCATCGTCTACGAGCCGGTCGGCGTCTGCGCGCTGATCACCCCGTGGAACTACCCGCTACTGCAGATCTCCTGGAAGGTCGCGCCCGCGCTCGCGGCCGGGAACACCGTGGTGATCAAGCCGAGCGAGGTCACGCCGCTCACCACGATCCGGCTGGTCGAGCTGCTGGCCGACGCCGGGGTCCCGGCCGGGGTCGTCAACCTGGTGCTGGGCGCCGGTCCGGTCGGTGCGTCGCTGGTCGCGCACCCGGACGTCGATCTGGTGTCGTTCACCGGCGGGGTGGCCACCGGAAAGGGGATCCTGCGCGCGGCGGCCGACACCGTGAAGCGGGTGACGGTCGAGCTCGGCGGGAAGAACCCGAACATCGTGTTCGCCGACAGCGACTTCGAGACCGTCGTCGACTACGCGCTGACCGCGGTGTTCCTCCACTCCGGACAGGTGTGTTCGGCGGGGGCGCGGCTGCTGGTCGAGGCGCCGATGCACGACGCGCTGGTCGCCGAGATCGCGGCCCGCGCCGAGCGGATCGTGGTCGGGAACGGGCTCGACCCGGCGTCGGAGACCGGGCCGCTGGTGTCGGCAGCGCACCGCGACAAGGTCGAGGCGTACGTGGCGGCCGGACTCACCGACGGAGCACGGCTGGTGGCCGGTGGGCGCCGCCCGGAGGATCCCGCGCTGGCGAACGGGTTCTTCTACCGCCCGACGGTGTTCGACGGCTGCCACGCGGACATGCGCATCGTCCGCGAGGAGACGTTCGGCCCGCTGCTCACCGTCGAAACGTTCTCGTCCGAGGCGGAAGCCCTGGCGTTGGCGAACGACACGCAGTACGGGCTGGCCGGCGCGGTCTGGACGACCGACGCCGCTAGGGCCGAGCGGGTCGCGCGCGGCCTGCGCGCCGGCACCGTGTGGATCAACGACTACCACCCGTACGTGCCGCAGGCCGAGTGGGGCGGGTTCAAGCAGTCCGGGAACGGCCGTGAGCTGGGCCCGAGCGGCCTGGCCGAGTACCGCGAGGCGAAACACATCTGGCAGAACACGGCGCCGTCGCCGCAGCGCTGGTTCAAGGGGTGA
- a CDS encoding MFS transporter, with translation MSSEYTVHTGPARAGRKEWTGLAVLLLPLLFVSMDVSVLYFAVPFLSVELEPTSTQQLWIFDVYGFVLAGLLIPMGALGDRIGRRRLLLIGAAGFGAASVVAAYAPSAELLIAARALLGVAGATLMPSTLALIRNMFHDDRQRGTAIAIWTGVTSAGIALGPVLSGLLLEHFWWGSVFLINLPFMLALLVLAPVLVPEFRHPGVGPFDWLSGLLSLATVLPVIWGVKELAQIGGGAETPFWEPLAAIVAGLILGVVFLRRQLRHPDPIVDVALFRRRAFGGAVALNVIAMFGVVGFALFATQYLQSVLGLSPLRAALWSVAPSILVGAAAPVAAALARRIDRAYVIAGGFVLAAGGFLLVTQVTPDTGLWLVMAAAVTYAVGLVTVMALVTEVALAVAPPERAGSASAILESGTELGGALGMALLGSLGSAIYRREVTDGAPAGLPSGLPGDALEMIRETLGGAQAVAAQLPGDAGEGVLRLARDAFTDGMHAAGVAAAAVMLCGALAAVTALRGLRVETEPGGTSHVDVVGAGSR, from the coding sequence ATGTCAAGCGAGTACACCGTCCATACGGGTCCGGCCCGTGCTGGCCGGAAGGAGTGGACCGGGCTCGCGGTCCTTCTCCTGCCGCTGCTGTTCGTTTCGATGGACGTCTCGGTCCTCTACTTCGCCGTCCCGTTCCTGAGCGTCGAACTCGAGCCCACCAGCACCCAGCAGCTCTGGATCTTCGACGTCTACGGTTTTGTACTCGCAGGCTTGCTGATCCCGATGGGTGCGCTCGGTGACCGGATCGGACGGCGTCGGTTACTGCTGATCGGCGCCGCCGGGTTCGGCGCGGCGTCCGTGGTCGCCGCCTACGCGCCGAGTGCCGAACTGCTGATCGCCGCGCGCGCCCTGCTCGGGGTCGCCGGCGCGACGCTGATGCCCTCGACGCTCGCGTTGATCCGCAACATGTTCCACGACGACCGCCAGCGCGGTACGGCGATCGCGATCTGGACCGGCGTCACCAGCGCCGGGATCGCGCTCGGGCCGGTGCTGTCCGGGCTGCTCCTGGAGCACTTCTGGTGGGGTTCGGTGTTTCTGATCAACCTGCCGTTCATGCTCGCGCTGCTGGTGCTCGCGCCGGTGCTGGTGCCGGAGTTCCGCCACCCGGGCGTCGGGCCCTTCGACTGGCTCAGCGGTCTGCTGTCGCTGGCCACCGTGCTGCCGGTGATCTGGGGTGTGAAGGAGCTGGCACAGATCGGTGGAGGCGCGGAGACGCCGTTCTGGGAGCCGCTCGCCGCGATCGTCGCCGGGCTCATCCTCGGTGTCGTGTTCCTCCGCAGGCAGCTCCGGCACCCCGACCCGATCGTCGACGTGGCGCTGTTCCGCCGTCGCGCGTTCGGCGGAGCGGTGGCGCTCAACGTGATCGCGATGTTCGGGGTGGTCGGGTTCGCGCTGTTCGCCACGCAGTACCTGCAGTCGGTGCTCGGGCTGAGCCCGCTGCGGGCCGCGCTCTGGAGCGTCGCGCCCTCGATCCTGGTGGGCGCAGCCGCGCCGGTGGCCGCCGCACTCGCGCGGCGCATCGACCGGGCGTATGTGATCGCGGGCGGGTTTGTCCTCGCGGCCGGCGGATTCCTGCTGGTGACCCAGGTGACGCCGGATACCGGGCTGTGGCTGGTGATGGCCGCGGCTGTCACGTACGCGGTCGGCCTGGTCACCGTGATGGCGCTGGTCACCGAGGTAGCGCTGGCTGTCGCGCCGCCGGAGCGGGCGGGGTCGGCGTCCGCGATCCTGGAGTCGGGCACCGAACTCGGCGGCGCGCTGGGGATGGCGCTGCTCGGCAGCCTCGGAAGCGCGATCTACCGGCGCGAGGTGACCGATGGCGCGCCGGCCGGTTTGCCGTCCGGGTTGCCCGGCGACGCGCTCGAGATGATCCGCGAGACGCTCGGCGGCGCCCAGGCCGTGGCGGCACAGTTGCCCGGCGACGCGGGGGAGGGGGTGCTGCGGCTCGCGCGGGACGCGTTCACCGACGGGATGCACGCTGCCGGGGTGGCGGCCGCTGCGGTGATGCTCTGTGGCGCGCTGGCGGCGGTGACCGCGCTGCGGGGATTGCGGGTGGAGACCGAGCCCGGCGGCACCTCTCACGTGGACGTGGTTGGCGCGGGCTCCCGCTAG
- a CDS encoding M20/M25/M40 family metallo-hydrolase: MDVPEPVELLQRLIRVDTTNPPGNEAELVGYLDGILRDAGVSTTLVESAPGRVNLIARVPGRGAASPLLMQGHLDVVPVSDHGWTHPPFSGEIADGFVWGRGALDMKSGVVMMLVALLRTLSEGTQPPGDVVLALLADEEAGGDRGAKYLVENRPELFDGVKYAIGEFGGFTMEIAGRRFYPIQVAEKQICRIRATLRAPGGHGSLARPGGVTARLAEVLRRLDRRRLPVHVTPVVRTMIEAIAAELPAPAGRVARLLLRPALTGRMLAAAGEIGLTLAPMFSHTATPNIVSASGGAVNVRPTEAQIDLDGRLLPGFRPADLLAELTALLGDDVELDVFRYDPVEMEPNLELFDTLASVLREHDPSGTPVPLLMPASTDGRFFAQLGIQTYGFTPMTLPTSMAFSSLVHGVDERIPVEAVEFGTSCVTSLLTRFR, translated from the coding sequence GTGGACGTTCCGGAGCCCGTTGAACTGTTGCAGCGCCTCATCCGGGTGGACACCACGAACCCACCCGGCAACGAGGCGGAGCTCGTCGGCTACCTGGACGGGATCCTCCGCGACGCCGGGGTGTCGACCACGCTGGTCGAGTCCGCGCCCGGCCGGGTGAACCTGATCGCGAGGGTGCCCGGCCGCGGCGCGGCGTCCCCGCTGCTCATGCAAGGCCATTTGGACGTCGTCCCGGTGAGCGACCACGGCTGGACGCACCCGCCGTTCTCCGGCGAGATCGCGGACGGGTTCGTCTGGGGCCGCGGCGCCCTCGACATGAAGAGCGGCGTCGTGATGATGCTCGTCGCGTTGCTGCGGACGCTCTCGGAGGGAACACAGCCGCCGGGTGACGTCGTCCTCGCGCTGCTCGCCGACGAGGAGGCCGGCGGCGACCGCGGCGCGAAATACCTGGTCGAGAACCGGCCCGAGCTGTTCGACGGCGTCAAGTACGCGATCGGGGAGTTCGGCGGCTTCACGATGGAGATCGCCGGCCGCCGGTTCTACCCGATCCAGGTCGCGGAGAAGCAGATCTGCCGGATCCGCGCCACGCTTCGTGCCCCGGGCGGCCACGGGTCGCTGGCCCGTCCGGGCGGCGTCACCGCGCGCCTGGCCGAGGTGCTGCGGCGCCTCGATCGGCGCCGGTTGCCGGTCCACGTCACGCCGGTCGTCCGGACGATGATCGAGGCGATCGCCGCGGAGCTGCCCGCACCGGCCGGCCGAGTGGCGCGGCTGCTGTTGCGGCCTGCGCTCACCGGCCGGATGCTCGCCGCGGCCGGGGAGATCGGGCTGACGCTGGCGCCGATGTTCTCCCACACCGCGACGCCCAACATCGTCTCCGCGTCCGGCGGCGCGGTGAACGTCCGCCCGACCGAGGCCCAGATCGATCTTGATGGTCGGTTGCTGCCCGGCTTCCGGCCCGCCGATCTGCTGGCTGAGCTCACTGCACTGCTGGGGGACGACGTCGAGCTGGACGTTTTCCGGTACGACCCCGTCGAGATGGAGCCGAACCTCGAACTGTTCGACACGCTGGCATCCGTGCTGCGTGAGCACGATCCGTCGGGCACGCCGGTGCCACTGCTGATGCCGGCGTCGACCGACGGACGGTTCTTCGCGCAGCTGGGCATCCAGACGTACGGATTCACGCCGATGACGCTTCCGACCTCGATGGCGTTCTCGTCGCTCGTGCACGGTGTCGACGAGCGGATCCCGGTCGAGGCCGTCGAGTTCGGAACGTCCTGCGTCACCTCGCTGCTGACGCGGTTCCGCTAA
- a CDS encoding SCO7613 C-terminal domain-containing membrane protein, giving the protein MTPERPDDPAHAAEPARASATPHADAEPARVAAEPAHGAAEPAHGAAEARVAAEAARASAAEAARADAERARADAALAAAAQAYEQATARARATRAEAERADWFAAEAYRSWTAASAYRAHLQAQRVAGARPVSPPVWVPREGDPAPRPEASTRSAQTVLLTLGGVLLAVAAVVFTVVAWGAFGIGGRAVILAGITAVTFAAPAVLHRRGLASTAETFAMLGLVLLTLDGYAVWHVGWAPATVDPVGYAGLVVGVAAVVALGYPALVPVRTVRPAGLVLTHVAAVLLVWPVADAVVHWAVLGLALVAVDLLVRRRAAVPAGAAVPAGAAGAAVPAGAAGAAVPAGAAPAGSAALRGVAGLCGGPAAVLTLVAGVLAAASSSPLPWPSSVPEWMVGTLVLVGLAAAVLAAAETVRTGVPVARGFAAALAVPVALVGPVVQWVRFGPDGWGLTGFAVAAGLGAVVTLALRTPWRVGAGATSTVLVGVAAIPPAAAVAFALFSTLADPDLFWKASPTDVVWAYPETRSTWDVVVALGVVLAAGAMLAVALRRVAWRRAAGTAGALAAATGAVLVPSAATASIAVTVLASGAVAAVAMALGALRGGAVAAWLLLALGGASGGYAVLAALTSRDVTLVTLGALAAGYGLLAVFATSPRRQGYLTGVGLGLLAGFGAAAATAATADASGWAGGSGPAGVAIGLTGVVMLLVTVWTRTRRPLTALVAAVVAGVAGYLGLALAGWALEYAGFVRTVDRSVLALLAVAAGVLAATAARAVAAGVSAATAARAVAAGVSAATAARAVAAGVSAATAARAAAPATERWVGAVAAAPGLVIAAGALMPTLRTIVVAPLTWVTAVWQGAPADAALLGPDQEFAGTALDPLAVLVLGVAAMALVGVRWPRDPRTLLRFGIPAAAPAIAELAPALHAPWPVALVVLLALSAAGVTIACYPGGVGAAPGSLGATVAGVVLAAIAGLTAVAWSLADRTATLAVLGTVLAGTVLVTVFVRAPAPRRVAAATASATVLALAFAIGASADVPAAYLLLVFATILVLPGLFGGPRVVTDVLDAGAAVTGAVALLAAVVLSRPDQPVLALTATLLAVPMGLAGLRASRRWCLVMIPFVELGALWAWLVLADVATPEAYTLPAAALTAAFGLYTQHRRPSLSSWVTLGPALVVAAVPTSVVALSAGVLGLRVLLLGTVALVVTLAGAVTRRQAPFLGGAVVLVLVAARALAPVLPTLADTLPTWVPLSVAGALLIGVGATYEQRRRDATRLAGYVRDMH; this is encoded by the coding sequence ATGACCCCCGAACGACCCGACGATCCCGCGCACGCCGCGGAGCCGGCGCGCGCATCCGCGACGCCGCACGCCGACGCGGAGCCGGCGCGCGTGGCCGCGGAGCCGGCGCACGGCGCCGCGGAGCCGGCGCACGGCGCCGCGGAGGCTCGCGTGGCCGCGGAGGCGGCGCGTGCATCCGCCGCGGAGGCGGCGCGTGCCGACGCGGAGCGGGCGCGCGCCGACGCGGCGCTGGCCGCGGCCGCGCAGGCCTACGAACAGGCCACCGCACGCGCGCGCGCCACCCGCGCCGAGGCCGAGCGCGCCGACTGGTTCGCCGCCGAGGCCTACCGAAGCTGGACCGCCGCCTCGGCGTACCGGGCGCACCTGCAGGCCCAGCGGGTCGCGGGCGCGCGTCCGGTCAGCCCGCCGGTGTGGGTGCCGCGGGAGGGCGACCCGGCTCCGCGGCCGGAGGCGTCGACCCGGTCCGCGCAGACCGTGCTGCTCACGCTCGGTGGTGTGCTGCTGGCGGTCGCAGCGGTCGTGTTCACGGTGGTCGCGTGGGGTGCGTTCGGCATCGGCGGCCGGGCCGTGATCCTCGCCGGGATCACCGCGGTGACGTTCGCCGCCCCGGCCGTCCTGCACCGGAGGGGCCTGGCGTCGACCGCCGAGACGTTCGCGATGCTCGGCCTCGTGCTGCTCACGCTGGACGGGTACGCGGTGTGGCACGTGGGATGGGCGCCGGCCACGGTGGACCCGGTCGGCTACGCCGGCCTGGTGGTGGGGGTCGCCGCGGTGGTCGCGCTCGGGTATCCGGCGCTGGTGCCGGTGCGCACGGTGCGGCCGGCCGGTCTGGTGCTGACGCACGTCGCCGCCGTGCTCCTCGTCTGGCCGGTGGCGGACGCCGTGGTGCACTGGGCGGTGCTCGGGTTGGCACTCGTCGCCGTCGACCTGCTCGTGCGCCGACGCGCGGCGGTCCCGGCGGGCGCGGCGGTCCCGGCGGGCGCGGCGGGCGCGGCGGTCCCGGCGGGCGCGGCGGGCGCGGCGGTCCCGGCGGGCGCCGCGCCGGCCGGGAGCGCGGCGCTGCGTGGGGTGGCGGGGCTCTGTGGTGGTCCCGCGGCCGTGCTCACGCTGGTGGCCGGGGTGCTCGCCGCCGCGTCGTCGTCGCCGTTGCCCTGGCCGTCGAGCGTCCCGGAGTGGATGGTCGGAACGCTGGTGCTCGTCGGGCTGGCGGCCGCGGTGCTGGCGGCAGCCGAGACCGTGCGGACCGGGGTGCCGGTGGCGCGGGGGTTCGCGGCGGCGCTGGCGGTGCCGGTCGCGCTGGTGGGGCCGGTAGTGCAGTGGGTGCGGTTCGGCCCGGACGGGTGGGGGCTGACCGGGTTCGCGGTCGCTGCCGGCCTGGGTGCGGTGGTGACGCTGGCCTTACGGACGCCGTGGCGGGTAGGCGCCGGAGCGACGTCCACCGTGCTCGTCGGCGTCGCGGCGATCCCGCCCGCCGCGGCCGTCGCGTTCGCGCTGTTCTCGACGCTGGCCGACCCGGACCTCTTCTGGAAAGCGTCGCCGACCGACGTCGTGTGGGCCTACCCGGAAACCCGGTCGACCTGGGACGTCGTCGTGGCGCTCGGCGTCGTGCTGGCGGCCGGAGCGATGCTCGCGGTGGCGCTCCGCCGGGTTGCGTGGCGTCGCGCCGCCGGCACCGCCGGGGCGCTGGCCGCTGCCACGGGTGCGGTGCTCGTGCCGTCGGCCGCGACCGCGTCGATCGCGGTGACGGTGCTGGCAAGCGGTGCGGTGGCCGCGGTGGCGATGGCTCTCGGCGCGCTCCGCGGCGGTGCGGTCGCGGCGTGGCTGCTGCTCGCGCTCGGCGGGGCCTCCGGCGGGTACGCGGTTCTGGCGGCGCTCACCTCCCGGGACGTCACGCTGGTGACGCTCGGCGCGCTCGCGGCCGGGTACGGGCTGCTCGCCGTGTTCGCGACCTCCCCGCGGCGGCAGGGCTACCTCACCGGCGTCGGGCTCGGTCTGCTCGCAGGCTTCGGCGCGGCGGCGGCAACGGCGGCCACCGCGGACGCGTCCGGCTGGGCCGGTGGCTCCGGGCCTGCCGGGGTCGCGATCGGACTGACCGGCGTGGTCATGCTGCTCGTCACGGTGTGGACGCGGACACGCCGCCCGCTGACCGCGCTGGTCGCCGCGGTCGTCGCCGGGGTCGCGGGGTACCTCGGGCTGGCGCTCGCCGGGTGGGCGCTGGAGTACGCCGGGTTCGTCCGCACCGTGGACCGGTCGGTGCTCGCGCTGCTGGCCGTGGCCGCCGGGGTCTTGGCGGCGACCGCTGCCCGAGCCGTGGCCGCCGGCGTCTCGGCGGCGACCGCCGCCCGAGCCGTGGCCGCCGGGGTCTCGGCGGCGACCGCTGCCCGAGCCGTGGCCGCCGGCGTCTCGGCGGCGACCGCCGCCCGAGCCGCGGCCCCGGCCACGGAGCGGTGGGTCGGCGCGGTGGCCGCGGCGCCCGGGCTGGTGATCGCGGCCGGAGCGCTGATGCCGACCCTGCGGACGATCGTGGTCGCGCCGCTGACCTGGGTCACCGCGGTCTGGCAGGGTGCCCCGGCGGACGCCGCGCTGCTCGGACCGGACCAGGAGTTCGCCGGCACCGCACTCGACCCGCTCGCGGTGCTGGTGCTCGGCGTCGCGGCGATGGCGCTCGTCGGAGTGCGGTGGCCACGGGACCCCCGGACGCTGCTGCGGTTCGGCATCCCGGCGGCGGCACCGGCGATCGCGGAGCTGGCCCCCGCGCTGCACGCACCCTGGCCGGTCGCGCTCGTCGTGCTGCTCGCGCTGTCCGCAGCCGGAGTCACGATCGCCTGCTACCCCGGCGGCGTCGGCGCCGCGCCCGGGTCGCTCGGGGCCACGGTCGCGGGTGTCGTGCTGGCCGCGATCGCCGGACTCACCGCGGTGGCCTGGTCGCTCGCCGACCGCACCGCCACGCTCGCCGTCCTCGGCACCGTGCTGGCCGGCACCGTGCTGGTCACGGTGTTCGTCCGCGCCCCGGCGCCGCGCCGCGTCGCGGCCGCCACCGCCAGCGCGACGGTTCTCGCGCTGGCGTTCGCGATCGGCGCCTCCGCCGACGTCCCCGCCGCGTACCTGCTGCTCGTCTTCGCCACGATCCTGGTGCTGCCGGGCCTGTTCGGCGGGCCCCGCGTCGTCACCGACGTGCTCGACGCCGGAGCCGCGGTGACCGGTGCGGTCGCGCTGCTCGCCGCGGTCGTGCTGTCGCGCCCCGACCAGCCGGTCCTCGCGCTCACCGCGACGCTGCTCGCCGTCCCGATGGGCCTGGCCGGCCTCCGGGCGTCCCGCCGCTGGTGCCTCGTGATGATCCCGTTCGTGGAGCTCGGCGCGCTCTGGGCCTGGCTCGTCCTCGCCGACGTGGCCACCCCCGAGGCGTACACGCTGCCGGCGGCCGCGCTCACCGCCGCGTTCGGGCTCTACACCCAGCACCGACGTCCGTCGCTCTCGTCCTGGGTGACACTCGGACCGGCGCTCGTCGTGGCCGCGGTACCGACGTCGGTGGTCGCACTGTCCGCGGGAGTGCTCGGGCTGCGGGTGTTGCTGCTCGGCACCGTCGCGCTGGTGGTGACGCTCGCCGGTGCGGTGACACGTCGGCAGGCCCCGTTCCTCGGCGGCGCGGTCGTCCTGGTGCTGGTCGCCGCGCGGGCGCTCGCGCCGGTGCTGCCCACGCTCGCCGACACGCTCCCGACCTGGGTGCCGCTGTCGGTCGCCGGTGCGCTGCTGATCGGCGTCGGCGCCACCTACGAGCAGCGGCGCCGCGACGCCACCCGCCTCGCCGGCTACGTCCGCGACATGCACTGA
- a CDS encoding ribosomal protein bL36 — translation MKVRNSLRSLKQKDGSIVVRRHGQIFVLNKRNPRLKARQG, via the coding sequence ATGAAGGTCAGGAACTCGCTTCGGTCGCTGAAGCAGAAGGACGGCTCGATCGTGGTGCGACGCCACGGCCAGATCTTCGTCCTCAACAAGCGCAACCCGCGGCTGAAGGCTCGACAAGGCTGA
- a CDS encoding IclR family transcriptional regulator: MRNSERLSEETAPPGVQSVDRAISVLEILARRGEAGVSEVAAELTVHKSTAFRLLETLEDRGMVEQTTDRGKYRLGFGVVRLAGAVSARLDVVQQGRQACERLAAEVGETVNLAVLREHYAVNVDQVRGRATVTTHNWVGQLTPLHATSSGKVLLAALPAAERRAAYAAGGLSAYTPATLASASALEEQLADVRERGYAVTVEEYEIGLNAVAAPVRGADGAVVAAVSASGPAYRCPADRLHEIAPAVVATADEISHRLGYFG, encoded by the coding sequence ATGCGGAACAGTGAGCGCCTGTCGGAGGAAACGGCTCCCCCCGGCGTCCAATCCGTCGACCGGGCGATCAGCGTCCTGGAGATCCTGGCCCGCCGCGGCGAGGCCGGGGTCAGCGAGGTCGCCGCCGAACTGACCGTGCACAAGTCCACCGCGTTCCGCCTGCTGGAGACGCTCGAGGACCGCGGGATGGTCGAGCAGACCACCGACCGCGGCAAGTACCGGCTCGGGTTCGGCGTCGTGCGGCTGGCCGGCGCGGTGTCGGCCCGGCTCGACGTCGTCCAGCAGGGACGGCAGGCGTGCGAGCGTCTCGCGGCCGAGGTCGGCGAGACCGTGAACCTCGCGGTGCTCCGCGAGCACTACGCGGTCAACGTCGACCAGGTCCGCGGCCGGGCGACCGTCACCACGCACAACTGGGTCGGCCAGCTCACCCCGTTGCACGCCACGTCCAGCGGCAAGGTGCTGCTCGCGGCGCTGCCCGCCGCGGAGCGCCGGGCCGCGTACGCGGCCGGTGGCCTGTCCGCGTACACGCCCGCGACGCTCGCGTCCGCCTCCGCCCTCGAAGAACAATTGGCGGACGTCCGGGAGCGCGGCTACGCGGTGACCGTCGAGGAGTACGAGATCGGGCTCAACGCGGTAGCCGCTCCGGTACGGGGCGCCGACGGGGCGGTGGTCGCGGCGGTCAGCGCGTCCGGACCCGCCTACCGCTGCCCGGCCGACCGGCTGCACGAGATCGCACCCGCCGTGGTGGCCACCGCCGACGAGATCAGCCACCGCCTCGGCTACTTCGGCTGA
- a CDS encoding GMC family oxidoreductase N-terminal domain-containing protein, with protein sequence MFDYVVVGGGSAGCVVASRLSEDPGVSVCLLEAGPSDVGDEKILRLSDWMFLLESGYDWDYLVEPQERGNSFLRHSRARVLGGCSSHNSCIAFWPLREDLAAWGLPGWGFDECLPLLRRLEDTVRIRTVPPQDPCGVALLEAAAQAGLPTVSFDAGATVVNGAGWFRINASDDGIRSSSSHAYLHPVLESRPNLTVITDAWASRVLLSDRRATGVEYLAADRVHRLTVSARREVIVSCGAIDTPKLLMLSGIGPAEHLREVGVDVVVDAPGVGANLDDHVEGLVMWDAAKPMVSESTQWWEIGLFAATREGLDRPDLMMHYGSVPFDLNTVRWGYPTTENGFCLTPNVTQGRSRGTVRLRSRDFRDKARVDPRYFTDDEGHDERVMLAGLRLARTIAAQPALAGWVGRELAPGPSAVTDDELLDYVHKTHNTVYHPSCTARMGRDDDPYAVLDAQLRVRGVRGLRVADASAMPLLTTVNPNLTTMMIGERCGDLIRASTG encoded by the coding sequence TTGTTCGACTATGTGGTGGTCGGCGGTGGCAGCGCGGGGTGCGTGGTCGCTTCCCGGCTCTCCGAGGATCCTGGTGTATCGGTGTGCCTGCTGGAAGCGGGGCCGTCCGACGTCGGCGACGAGAAGATCCTGCGGCTGAGCGACTGGATGTTCCTGCTGGAGTCCGGCTACGACTGGGACTACCTGGTCGAACCGCAGGAGCGCGGCAACAGCTTCCTCCGGCACTCGCGCGCGCGGGTGCTGGGCGGCTGCTCGTCGCACAACTCGTGCATCGCGTTCTGGCCGTTACGAGAGGATCTGGCGGCCTGGGGCCTGCCCGGCTGGGGTTTCGACGAGTGCCTGCCGCTGTTGCGGCGGCTGGAGGACACGGTGCGGATCCGGACCGTGCCGCCGCAGGATCCGTGCGGTGTCGCGCTGCTGGAGGCGGCGGCGCAGGCCGGGTTGCCGACCGTGTCGTTCGACGCCGGGGCGACCGTCGTGAACGGGGCGGGCTGGTTCCGGATCAACGCCTCCGACGACGGCATCCGCAGCTCGTCGTCGCACGCGTACCTGCATCCGGTGCTCGAGTCCCGGCCGAACCTGACCGTGATCACCGACGCGTGGGCGTCGCGCGTTCTGCTCTCCGATCGGCGAGCCACCGGCGTGGAGTACCTGGCCGCCGACCGGGTGCACCGGTTGACCGTGTCCGCCCGCCGTGAGGTGATCGTCTCCTGCGGAGCGATCGACACGCCGAAGCTGCTGATGCTGTCGGGCATCGGGCCGGCGGAGCACCTGCGCGAGGTCGGGGTGGACGTCGTCGTCGACGCACCGGGGGTCGGCGCGAACCTCGACGACCACGTCGAGGGCCTGGTGATGTGGGACGCGGCGAAACCGATGGTCAGCGAATCGACGCAGTGGTGGGAGATCGGCCTGTTCGCGGCGACCCGGGAAGGGCTCGACCGGCCGGACCTGATGATGCACTACGGGTCGGTGCCGTTCGACCTGAACACCGTGCGGTGGGGGTACCCGACCACCGAGAACGGCTTCTGCCTGACGCCGAACGTGACTCAGGGCCGGTCGCGGGGCACCGTGCGGCTGCGGTCGCGGGACTTCCGGGACAAGGCCCGCGTCGACCCGCGGTACTTCACCGACGACGAGGGACACGACGAGCGTGTGATGCTGGCCGGGCTACGGCTGGCCCGGACGATCGCCGCGCAGCCCGCGCTGGCCGGGTGGGTCGGCCGGGAGCTGGCACCCGGCCCGTCAGCGGTGACCGACGACGAGTTGCTGGATTATGTTCACAAGACGCACAACACCGTCTACCACCCGTCGTGCACGGCTCGGATGGGCCGGGACGACGATCCGTACGCGGTGCTGGACGCCCAGCTGCGGGTTCGGGGCGTGCGTGGCCTGCGGGTGGCGGACGCGTCGGCGATGCCGTTGCTCACCACCGTGAACCCGAACCTGACGACGATGATGATCGGCGAGCGCTGCGGGGACCTGATTCGCGCGTCGACCGGGTAG